In Natrononativus amylolyticus, a single window of DNA contains:
- a CDS encoding DEAD/DEAH box helicase, producing the protein MTQGDLAAFTHLGPPVREALSERGFSQPTAPQRLAIPPLAAGEDTLVIAPTGSGKTETAMLPVFDHLVADPPEGFGALYVTPLRALNRDMRERLEWWGEYLDLEVDVRHGDTTQYRRGKQAENPPDVLVTTPETLQAMLTGERLREALADVSHVVIDEVHELAASKRGAQLAVGLERLRELSGRFQRIGLSATVGDPSEVGRFLTGGRDPEIREIDVGSNVDVTVREPEITDEDERLSGKLMTEADTASHVRLIRDLVAENESTLIFVNTRQTAEALGSRFKELDLPIGVHHGSLSKEARIDVEDRFKAGDLEALLCTSSMELGIDVGRIDHVVQYQSPRQVSRLLQRIGRAGHRQDEVSRGTIVTTRPDDTFEALAIARRARDGEVEPAAIHEGSLDVVANQIPGLVHSGGALFVADAYEIVTRAYPFRDLSETEFRTVLSELHRNRIVWHDEGDDRIETSGGTWQYVYANLSMIPDEATYEVHDIASGSQIGTLDERFVVNFAMPGEVFIQRGEMWRIAEIDDEGARVKVSPIEDPAGEVPSWIGQEIPVPSAVAGEVGELRGVAEPQLAAGADAAAVGRDLAGRYPADEYTLESACQQLADHVESDSPMPTHDRLVLERQGRTGVLNSAFGHKTNETLGRVLSALLGQQSGSAVGMEIDPYRIELEVPGDVATSDVVGVLTDTDPAHVETIVELGLKRSDALAFRLSQVSAKFGALKRWQGSGRFSSERLLAALEDTPMYDEAVREVFHEDLDTEGASAVLAGIQSGELALETVRGRTPVGLGGRSAGKELLAPENADASVIRTVRERIQNDRVILLCTHCREWTSRTKVRRVPDQPRCPECESTRIAALNPWADEVVQAVQAEEKDDAQREMTERAYRAASLVQSHGKRAVIALAARGVGPHNAAQIINRHRESEAEFYRDILSKERQYARTQAFWD; encoded by the coding sequence ATGACGCAGGGGGATCTCGCGGCCTTTACGCACCTCGGGCCGCCGGTGCGGGAGGCGCTCTCCGAGCGCGGGTTCTCGCAGCCGACGGCGCCACAGCGACTCGCCATCCCGCCGCTCGCCGCCGGCGAGGACACGCTCGTGATCGCGCCCACCGGGAGCGGCAAGACCGAGACGGCGATGCTGCCCGTCTTCGATCACCTCGTGGCCGACCCGCCGGAGGGCTTCGGCGCGCTGTACGTCACGCCGCTGCGGGCGCTCAACCGCGATATGCGCGAGCGCCTCGAGTGGTGGGGCGAGTACCTCGACCTCGAGGTGGACGTCCGCCACGGCGACACGACCCAGTACCGGCGGGGGAAACAGGCAGAGAACCCGCCGGACGTGCTGGTGACGACCCCCGAGACGCTCCAGGCGATGCTGACCGGCGAGCGGCTTCGGGAGGCCCTCGCGGACGTCTCCCACGTCGTGATCGACGAGGTGCACGAACTCGCCGCTTCGAAGCGGGGAGCGCAGCTGGCGGTGGGACTCGAGCGCCTGCGGGAGCTCTCCGGGCGGTTCCAGCGGATCGGCCTCTCGGCGACCGTCGGCGATCCCTCGGAGGTGGGGCGCTTCCTGACCGGCGGGCGCGACCCCGAGATCCGCGAGATCGACGTCGGGAGCAACGTCGACGTGACGGTTCGCGAGCCCGAAATCACGGACGAAGACGAGCGACTGTCGGGGAAACTGATGACCGAGGCGGACACGGCGAGTCACGTTCGGCTGATCCGCGACCTCGTCGCGGAGAACGAGTCCACCCTGATCTTCGTCAACACCCGCCAGACCGCCGAAGCGCTCGGGTCGCGGTTCAAAGAGCTCGACTTACCGATCGGCGTCCACCACGGCTCGCTCTCGAAGGAGGCCCGAATCGACGTCGAGGACCGGTTCAAGGCGGGCGACCTCGAGGCGCTGCTCTGTACGTCCTCGATGGAACTCGGCATCGACGTCGGCCGGATCGACCACGTGGTCCAGTACCAGAGCCCCCGGCAGGTCTCGCGGCTGCTCCAGCGGATCGGACGGGCCGGCCACCGCCAGGACGAGGTCTCTCGGGGGACCATCGTGACGACCCGGCCGGACGACACGTTCGAGGCGCTCGCGATCGCCAGACGCGCCCGCGACGGCGAGGTCGAGCCGGCGGCAATTCACGAGGGGAGCCTCGACGTCGTCGCCAACCAGATTCCGGGGCTGGTCCACAGCGGGGGCGCGCTGTTCGTCGCCGACGCCTACGAAATCGTGACGCGAGCCTATCCGTTCCGCGACCTTTCCGAAACCGAGTTTCGGACCGTCCTCTCCGAACTCCACCGCAATCGAATCGTCTGGCACGACGAGGGCGACGACCGCATCGAGACCTCCGGGGGTACGTGGCAGTACGTCTACGCGAACCTCTCGATGATCCCCGACGAGGCGACCTACGAGGTCCACGACATCGCCTCGGGGAGCCAGATCGGCACCCTGGACGAGCGGTTCGTCGTCAACTTCGCGATGCCGGGCGAGGTGTTCATCCAGCGCGGGGAGATGTGGCGGATCGCCGAAATCGACGACGAGGGGGCGCGCGTGAAGGTGAGCCCGATCGAGGACCCCGCCGGCGAGGTCCCCTCCTGGATCGGCCAGGAGATCCCCGTTCCGTCGGCGGTCGCGGGCGAAGTGGGTGAGCTGCGCGGGGTCGCCGAACCCCAGCTCGCAGCCGGGGCCGACGCCGCCGCCGTCGGCCGCGACCTCGCCGGCCGATATCCCGCCGACGAGTACACCCTCGAGTCGGCCTGCCAGCAGCTCGCGGACCACGTCGAGAGCGACTCGCCGATGCCGACCCACGACCGGCTGGTGCTCGAGCGCCAGGGTCGAACCGGCGTGCTCAATTCGGCGTTCGGCCACAAGACGAACGAGACCCTGGGGCGGGTGCTGTCGGCGCTGCTCGGCCAGCAGTCGGGCTCCGCCGTCGGAATGGAGATCGACCCCTACCGGATCGAACTCGAGGTTCCGGGAGACGTCGCCACCAGCGACGTGGTCGGCGTGCTCACCGACACCGACCCCGCCCACGTCGAGACGATCGTCGAACTCGGGCTCAAACGCTCTGACGCCCTCGCGTTCCGGCTCTCGCAGGTCTCGGCGAAGTTCGGCGCGCTCAAGCGCTGGCAGGGGTCGGGTCGGTTCTCGAGCGAGCGGCTGCTGGCGGCGCTCGAGGACACCCCGATGTACGACGAGGCGGTCCGAGAGGTGTTCCACGAGGACCTCGACACGGAGGGCGCGAGCGCGGTGCTCGCGGGAATCCAGTCGGGCGAACTGGCCCTCGAGACGGTGCGGGGGCGCACCCCGGTCGGCCTCGGCGGGCGGTCCGCGGGAAAGGAGCTACTGGCGCCGGAGAACGCCGACGCGAGCGTCATCCGGACGGTCCGCGAGCGCATCCAGAACGACCGGGTGATCCTGCTGTGTACGCACTGTCGGGAGTGGACGAGCCGAACGAAGGTCAGACGGGTCCCCGATCAGCCGCGGTGTCCCGAGTGCGAGTCGACCCGGATCGCGGCGCTGAACCCGTGGGCCGACGAGGTGGTCCAGGCGGTCCAGGCCGAGGAGAAAGACGACGCACAGCGGGAGATGACCGAACGCGCCTACCGGGCGGCCAGCCTCGTCCAGAGCCACGGCAAGCGCGCCGTGATCGCGCTGGCCGCTCGCGGTGTCGGGCCGCACAACGCCGCCCAGATCATCAACAGGCACCGCGAGAGCGAGGCGGAGTTCTACCGCGATATCCTCTCGAAGGAGCGCCAGTACGCCCGAACGCAGGCGTTCTGGGACTGA
- a CDS encoding methyltransferase family protein, producing the protein MASPLTLCKTGLFSAVVPGTVAGIIPSLLARRDRGTLPIGSRPARIAGFASLLSGLALYVHTAWRFADEGEGTPAPIDEPDELVRGGIYAHVRNPMYVAVLLCIIGHGLLRRSPLALWWAVGCWLGFHRRVVDDEEPHLREKHGAAYEAYCEAVPRWLPRVRAVDR; encoded by the coding sequence ATGGCTTCGCCGCTGACTCTCTGTAAGACGGGACTGTTCTCGGCCGTCGTGCCGGGGACCGTCGCCGGGATCATCCCGTCCTTGCTGGCTCGACGGGACCGAGGGACGCTCCCGATCGGCTCGCGTCCGGCTCGCATCGCCGGCTTCGCCTCGCTCCTCTCGGGACTCGCGCTGTACGTCCACACCGCGTGGCGGTTCGCCGACGAGGGCGAGGGAACGCCCGCGCCGATCGACGAGCCGGACGAACTCGTTCGCGGCGGGATCTACGCCCACGTTCGGAACCCGATGTACGTCGCCGTCCTCCTCTGTATCATCGGCCACGGACTCCTGCGGCGGTCGCCGCTCGCGCTGTGGTGGGCCGTCGGCTGCTGGCTCGGCTTCCACCGCCGAGTGGTTGACGACGAAGAACCCCATCTCCGAGAGAAACACGGGGCGGCCTACGAGGCGTACTGCGAGGCGGTTCCGCGGTGGCTGCCTCGCGTCCGCGCTGTCGATCGGTAG
- a CDS encoding ABC transporter permease encodes MSLRRPISRGRAVVGLAVAQLRRSKGRAVLATFGVALAVLSVTLLASLGVGVIETGQEGFDESGRDVWITGGPTADSADSGENAVVDAHRLTAEIEDRDDVSEARTIALHDVYIGTDPDDRERLTAVGVQGTHRHFEFEAGDGFGEDVEDDQGRLTGEGIVVDPDVADRFDLEVGDTVYVGSEDGPGQPFTVVGVGSYYSQFLGAETVTVPLTELQGVTGSAASDRAAFVTVNVADDADRETVRDDLAAEYPEYDVRTNDDQLGAMVQDRLLIVASALALVGLAVCGGITLTTNLFVLVAYQQRDELAALRAIGLSRGVLAGTIGVQGFLIGLVGGVIGVVATLPIAIGLNHVSAVTVGFERIVRPIPEVYALGFAIALLVGTLVAVVTGWQTGRHIRLERLEA; translated from the coding sequence ATGAGCCTCAGGCGGCCGATCTCGCGGGGGCGCGCCGTCGTCGGACTCGCCGTCGCCCAGCTCCGCCGGTCGAAGGGGCGGGCCGTCCTCGCCACGTTCGGCGTCGCGCTGGCGGTGCTCTCGGTGACGCTGCTGGCCAGCCTCGGCGTCGGCGTGATCGAAACAGGCCAGGAGGGGTTCGACGAGTCCGGCCGCGACGTCTGGATCACCGGCGGTCCGACGGCCGACTCGGCCGATAGCGGCGAGAACGCGGTCGTCGACGCCCACCGGCTCACCGCGGAGATCGAAGACCGGGACGACGTCTCCGAGGCGCGGACGATCGCGCTCCACGACGTTTACATCGGGACCGATCCCGACGACCGGGAGCGGCTCACCGCCGTCGGCGTCCAGGGAACGCACAGACACTTCGAATTCGAGGCGGGCGACGGGTTCGGCGAGGATGTCGAGGACGACCAGGGTCGCCTCACCGGCGAGGGGATCGTCGTCGACCCGGACGTCGCAGACCGGTTCGACCTCGAGGTCGGCGACACCGTCTACGTCGGCAGCGAGGACGGCCCCGGCCAGCCGTTCACCGTCGTCGGCGTCGGCTCGTACTACTCGCAGTTTCTCGGAGCGGAGACGGTGACGGTTCCGCTCACCGAACTCCAGGGGGTCACGGGATCGGCCGCCAGCGACAGGGCGGCGTTCGTCACCGTCAACGTCGCCGACGACGCCGACCGCGAGACCGTCCGGGACGACCTCGCTGCCGAGTACCCCGAGTACGACGTCCGGACTAACGACGACCAACTCGGCGCGATGGTCCAAGACCGGCTGCTCATCGTCGCGAGCGCGCTCGCGCTGGTCGGCCTCGCCGTCTGTGGCGGCATCACCCTGACGACGAACCTGTTCGTCCTCGTCGCCTACCAGCAGCGCGACGAACTCGCCGCGCTGCGTGCGATCGGCCTCTCCCGGGGTGTCCTCGCCGGGACGATCGGGGTCCAGGGGTTCCTCATCGGCCTCGTCGGCGGCGTGATCGGCGTCGTCGCGACCCTCCCGATCGCGATCGGTCTGAACCACGTCTCGGCGGTAACCGTCGGCTTCGAGCGCATCGTCCGCCCGATTCCGGAGGTGTACGCCCTCGGCTTCGCCATCGCCCTGCTCGTCGGCACCCTCGTGGCCGTCGTCACCGGCTGGCAGACCGGCCGCCACATCCGCCTCGAGCGCCTCGAGGCCTGA
- a CDS encoding ABC transporter permease → MGGSDGNRRTRWVGLVRLSIARVRAQASRYTPGLTVPTIVIVALTVSNLVLVTGVALALADTDPTADDADVRIVASGGDAQSSVAGAEGVRLGAAHDRTAPIADREGVTHATPALSEPVLVTAPESDRAEYVTVVGVVPGPEATTVSGLSTEHLEPGDPHYADGAYDGPRAGEIVLSTAAADALGVDDGETVALESAADGTTQSHEVTAVEPAAEDEAVALVHLSELQALTGADGEDLADRILVWGDEDAAQAAGEEAYPNATVETDGVALESLFADDLALVTSVLALLTGIVLCSLFVATTVGLSVDSDRRALAVLAALGFSSRSRLAIVAVATVTTALVGALLGTALGFAGIVVVNAVATATFAPGAVAVSDPVLVPYALVVTVVSVLVALPYPLAIAARTDVLAEVER, encoded by the coding sequence ATGGGCGGTAGCGACGGAAACCGCAGAACACGGTGGGTCGGTCTCGTCCGGCTCTCGATCGCCAGGGTTCGGGCCCAGGCGTCGCGGTACACGCCCGGACTGACGGTGCCGACGATCGTCATCGTCGCGCTGACGGTCTCGAACCTGGTGCTCGTGACCGGGGTCGCGCTCGCGCTCGCCGACACGGATCCGACGGCCGACGACGCCGACGTCCGGATCGTCGCGAGCGGCGGCGACGCCCAGTCGTCGGTCGCGGGCGCCGAGGGCGTTCGCCTCGGCGCGGCACACGACCGAACCGCGCCGATCGCCGACCGGGAGGGCGTGACTCACGCCACGCCCGCCCTGTCCGAGCCGGTTCTGGTAACCGCTCCCGAGAGCGACCGCGCCGAGTACGTCACCGTCGTCGGCGTCGTCCCCGGGCCGGAGGCGACCACCGTCTCCGGGCTGTCGACTGAGCACCTCGAGCCGGGCGATCCACACTACGCCGACGGCGCCTACGACGGGCCGCGAGCCGGCGAGATCGTTCTCTCGACGGCCGCCGCGGACGCCCTCGGGGTCGACGACGGCGAGACGGTGGCCCTGGAGAGCGCCGCCGACGGCACGACCCAGTCACACGAGGTGACCGCCGTCGAACCCGCAGCCGAGGACGAGGCGGTCGCGCTCGTTCACCTGAGCGAACTCCAGGCGCTCACCGGCGCCGACGGCGAGGACCTCGCCGACCGAATTCTGGTCTGGGGCGACGAGGACGCCGCACAGGCCGCCGGCGAGGAGGCGTACCCGAACGCGACGGTCGAGACCGACGGCGTCGCCCTCGAGTCGCTGTTCGCCGACGACCTCGCGCTCGTGACCAGCGTGCTCGCGTTGCTGACCGGCATCGTGCTGTGTTCGCTGTTCGTCGCGACGACCGTCGGCCTCAGCGTCGATAGCGACCGGCGCGCCCTCGCCGTCCTCGCGGCGCTCGGCTTCTCGAGTCGGAGCCGGCTTGCGATCGTCGCCGTCGCCACGGTGACGACCGCGCTCGTCGGCGCGCTGCTGGGCACCGCGCTCGGCTTCGCCGGCATCGTCGTCGTCAACGCGGTGGCGACGGCGACGTTCGCCCCCGGGGCGGTGGCCGTCTCCGATCCCGTTCTCGTCCCCTACGCGCTCGTCGTGACGGTCGTTTCGGTCCTGGTCGCGCTACCGTATCCGCTCGCGATAGCCGCCAGAACGGACGTCCTGGCGGAGGTCGAGCGATGA
- a CDS encoding ABC transporter ATP-binding protein: MSIFSRSRSAADASASESTDADAGPTAAVRLDGVSHEYGSSGRGGRSSESRSVMALRDVSLSVDAGEIVGLAGPSGSGKSTILHAVAGLLVPTAGCVELLGTDLTALSDAERTRTRRRDVGIIFQRFHLLPSLSARANVALPLVQTGVPRRRRRKRATELLERVGLEDRTTHLPGELSGGEQQRVAIARALATEPAVIVADEPTGELDTATGETVLEVLTDVAADRAVLVASHDDATLDVTDRVIELRDGTVVADGR, translated from the coding sequence GTGAGTATCTTTTCCCGTTCCCGATCGGCCGCGGATGCGAGCGCGAGTGAGTCCACCGATGCGGACGCCGGCCCGACGGCTGCCGTCCGTCTCGACGGCGTCAGCCACGAGTACGGCTCGAGCGGGCGCGGCGGACGCTCGAGCGAGAGCCGGTCGGTGATGGCCCTGCGGGACGTCTCCCTTTCCGTCGACGCCGGCGAGATCGTCGGCCTCGCCGGCCCCAGTGGCAGCGGCAAGTCGACGATCCTCCACGCGGTCGCCGGTCTGCTGGTGCCGACCGCCGGCTGCGTCGAACTGCTGGGAACCGACCTCACCGCGCTTTCCGACGCCGAGCGGACGCGCACGCGCAGGCGAGACGTCGGCATCATCTTCCAGCGGTTTCACCTCCTCCCGTCGCTGTCGGCCCGCGCGAACGTCGCGCTCCCGCTCGTCCAGACGGGCGTCCCCCGGCGCCGGCGCAGAAAGCGGGCGACGGAGCTGCTCGAGCGGGTCGGCCTCGAGGATCGGACGACGCACCTGCCCGGCGAGCTGAGCGGCGGCGAACAGCAGCGCGTCGCCATCGCCAGGGCGCTCGCGACGGAGCCGGCGGTGATCGTCGCCGACGAGCCGACCGGCGAACTCGACACGGCGACCGGCGAAACCGTTCTCGAGGTGTTGACCGACGTCGCCGCCGACCGCGCCGTCCTCGTCGCCTCCCACGACGACGCCACCCTCGACGTGACCGACCGCGTGATCGAACTCCGCGACGGGACGGTGGTCGCCGATGGGCGGTAG
- a CDS encoding succinylglutamate desuccinylase/aspartoacylase family protein, producing MRRRRVLAAGGVFAGTAIAGAWGRPSGGSEALEAARAPAAVGDVTTNTETLLPDTVHETPLYEIDAAEDGPTVMVFGGVHGDEYNGIVVAHEAASWQPDAGTLVVIPETDVVAVKNDRRGGVDGDLNRHFPPGGEPESELARGIWAAVERHDPDVVIDLHRSLGIYGVHQQYVGQAIFHSPDAYGEDLAVALNDAAIPWYMPFHDFTASTSTMNGPLLFHEAYRELEATAYLFETTDFLLDQETMNEWTRLAVAKLLEFHGLLESGEPR from the coding sequence ATGAGGCGACGTCGCGTTCTCGCCGCCGGTGGGGTGTTCGCCGGGACCGCTATCGCGGGCGCCTGGGGGCGTCCGTCCGGCGGTTCGGAGGCGCTCGAGGCGGCTCGAGCCCCCGCCGCCGTCGGCGACGTTACGACGAACACCGAGACGCTCCTCCCGGACACGGTTCACGAGACGCCACTGTACGAGATCGACGCGGCCGAGGACGGGCCGACAGTGATGGTGTTCGGCGGCGTCCACGGCGACGAGTACAACGGGATCGTCGTCGCCCACGAGGCGGCGAGCTGGCAGCCCGACGCCGGAACCCTCGTGGTGATCCCCGAAACCGACGTCGTCGCGGTGAAAAACGACCGGCGCGGCGGGGTCGACGGCGATCTGAACCGCCACTTTCCGCCCGGCGGCGAGCCGGAGAGCGAACTCGCCCGCGGGATCTGGGCCGCCGTCGAGCGCCACGATCCGGACGTGGTCATCGACCTCCACCGCTCGCTGGGCATCTACGGCGTCCACCAGCAGTACGTCGGTCAGGCGATCTTCCACTCGCCCGACGCCTACGGCGAGGACCTGGCCGTCGCGCTCAACGACGCTGCCATCCCGTGGTACATGCCGTTTCACGACTTCACCGCGAGCACCAGCACGATGAACGGGCCGTTGCTCTTTCACGAGGCCTACCGCGAACTCGAGGCGACCGCCTACCTGTTCGAAACGACCGATTTCTTGCTCGACCAGGAGACGATGAACGAGTGGACCCGCCTCGCGGTCGCGAAACTGCTCGAGTTCCACGGCTTACTCGAGTCGGGTGAGCCCCGATGA
- a CDS encoding protein sorting system archaetidylserine decarboxylase, with amino-acid sequence MNFAPGAWRYAIVPLLVAPFALLFSVGASVAALAVGLGTLAFFRDPDRTPPPTGVVAPADGKVSVIRPEGDRLRVGIFMNVHNVHVVRAPFDAAVERLDHEPGTYKPAFSKDSDRNEKLHVRLRDVDLEAARSGEGPDQTSSSSADVTFIAGAFARRIHPYVDAGDDLERGQRLGHIAFGSRVDVRFPPGIDREDLAVSRGETVTAGETVLLETDDDPLADLGFDADADGLDDEESTDGSAVDTP; translated from the coding sequence ATGAACTTCGCACCGGGGGCCTGGCGGTACGCGATCGTGCCACTGCTCGTCGCACCGTTCGCGCTGCTGTTCAGCGTCGGCGCGAGCGTCGCGGCGCTCGCGGTCGGACTCGGAACGCTCGCGTTCTTCCGGGACCCCGATCGGACGCCGCCGCCGACGGGCGTCGTCGCGCCGGCCGACGGGAAGGTGTCGGTCATCCGGCCGGAGGGCGACCGGCTGCGTGTCGGGATCTTCATGAACGTCCACAACGTCCACGTCGTTCGCGCCCCGTTCGACGCCGCCGTCGAGCGACTCGACCACGAGCCGGGAACGTACAAGCCCGCGTTCTCGAAGGACTCCGACCGCAACGAGAAACTTCACGTCCGCCTTCGCGACGTCGACCTCGAGGCGGCACGCTCGGGCGAGGGACCCGATCAGACGTCGTCCTCGAGCGCCGACGTGACGTTCATCGCCGGCGCGTTCGCCCGGCGGATCCACCCGTACGTCGACGCCGGCGACGACCTCGAGCGCGGCCAGCGCCTCGGCCACATCGCCTTCGGGAGCCGCGTCGACGTCCGCTTCCCGCCTGGAATCGACCGCGAGGACCTTGCCGTCAGCCGGGGCGAAACCGTCACCGCCGGCGAGACGGTGCTGCTCGAGACGGACGACGATCCCCTCGCCGACCTCGGCTTCGACGCGGACGCCGACGGTCTCGACGACGAGGAGTCGACCGACGGGAGCGCCGTCGATACGCCGTAG
- a CDS encoding SOUL family heme-binding protein, with protein sequence MRRHPYARWLAAAGTLLAAWIGWGLYVLATTPRVDYALVRTIDGVEIRRYPRLVLVETTADSDRTAFGRLYGYLTGANEGDEELPMTAPVRTHERSRPPGSAGWPGAGPDVTMGFFLPQEYDSEAAPEPEDETVTLTVEEPRTVAVRSFSWYATPERVERNTGALLEALEEHGLETAGEPFSLGYADPLTPPFLRRNEIAIELA encoded by the coding sequence ATGCGCCGACACCCGTACGCGCGCTGGCTCGCCGCCGCGGGCACGCTCCTCGCGGCCTGGATCGGCTGGGGACTGTACGTGCTGGCGACGACACCGAGAGTCGACTACGCGCTCGTCCGGACGATCGACGGGGTCGAGATCCGCCGCTACCCGCGGCTCGTTCTCGTCGAGACGACCGCCGACAGCGACCGGACGGCGTTCGGACGCCTCTACGGCTACCTGACGGGCGCGAACGAGGGCGACGAGGAGCTCCCGATGACGGCGCCGGTTCGAACCCACGAGCGGTCCCGACCGCCGGGTTCTGCCGGCTGGCCGGGCGCGGGTCCGGACGTGACGATGGGCTTCTTCCTGCCCCAGGAGTACGACTCGGAGGCTGCGCCGGAACCCGAAGACGAAACGGTGACGCTCACCGTCGAGGAACCCCGGACCGTCGCTGTCCGCTCGTTCTCGTGGTACGCGACGCCGGAGCGCGTCGAGCGGAACACGGGAGCGCTGCTCGAGGCGCTCGAGGAACACGGCCTCGAGACGGCCGGCGAGCCGTTCTCGCTGGGGTACGCCGATCCGCTCACGCCGCCGTTTCTCCGGCGAAACGAGATCGCGATCGAACTCGCCTAA